A window of Salifodinibacter halophilus genomic DNA:
GCGGCCACAGCTTCAGCCTGTCGGCGCAGGTCGCGCCGCAGCGCAGTTCCGATGCGCAGGTGTATTCGGCCTCGTACCTGGCCCGCTTCGGCGCCTCGCCGTGGTCGCTGCTGGGCTATGCGGTGCGCAGCAAGAGCGACATCGCCGTGGTCGGCGACCTCAACGTGATCGGCAACGGCACCCTGGCCGGCGTGCGCCTGATGCGTTCCTTCGCCGCGGGCGAGGGCTTCTACCATTCGCTCAGCCTCGGCGTGGACTACAAGGACTTCACCGAGTCGC
This region includes:
- a CDS encoding ShlB/FhaC/HecB family hemolysin secretion/activation protein, with the translated sequence GHSFSLSAQVAPQRSSDAQVYSASYLARFGASPWSLLGYAVRSKSDIAVVGDLNVIGNGTLAGVRLMRSFAAGEGFYHSLSLGVDYKDFTES